The segment CGTAGTCGCTGTCAGGTGCGGAATAGTCACCCCGGAACGGGAAACGGGTGCCGACCTCCCAGGCAGCCCTGACGAGCTTCTCATCCGGGAAGGAGCAGAACAATGAGGCGCGAGCGGAGATCTGCGAGGCGACATCTACGTACGCCTGGGGCAGGCCGTCGGGCGTGCAGGCGAGGTCGCGTGGGAAGGGCGAGCCCCAATGCCCGTGCACGGGGTTGCCGCGCCAGGTGATCCGGTTGTCGCGTGCGCCGTCGCACGTGGTGATGACAAAATCGAATTCGATCAGTTTGAACTCCTCCCATGATTTGCTCCGGGCCCCTACGGCATCGATGCCATAACGGTTTGAGAGGGTTTCAAGGACGAGGGGGTCGACATGGCCAGCCGGTTTGAGGCCCGCACTGCGGACATCGAAGCGGCCCCGCGAGACGGCGCGAAGGATATATTCGGCCAGGATGGAACGCACCGAGTTCTTTTCGGACAACATCAGCACGCTGTAGGACGGGATCGGGTTCATTGGCTTCTCCCCGCTCTTTCGACACGGCGGGGGCACACCTGAGGTCGGACACAGGAATTTAACCTAGCCATTACAAAAGTGAAAACCGCCCGAGTGGCTCTATTCACGGGAGTTGCGCGAGAGCGTTGATTCTGTACAACAAGTCGGACCGCATCTTCTGCCACCCTATGAAAAAGCCACTCGTCGAGTTCCTCGGAACTTTCTTTCTCGTGTTCACGGTCGGCATCGCCGTGAGACACACTGCAATGTTTGCCCCGTTCGCAATTGGAGCTGTCCTTATGGTTATGATTTACGCCGGGGGGCATATCTCCGGCGGCCATTACAATCCCGCAGTGACACTTGCCGCATGGGTTCGAGGCGCAATAGCGCCTGCCGATGCCCTTCGCTACTGGGCGTTTCAGCTGCTCGGCGGGCTTTCCGCTGGGTTACTTGTCAACGCAATTGCCGTAAATACCCCGGCCGCCGTGGCCGCACACGTGGTGCTCCCCTCCATCACGGTTGAGTTCCTTTTCACCTTTGCGCTTGCGTGGGTCGTCCTTAACACGGCTACCGCCAAAGGTACGGCTGGGAATTCATTCTACGGGCTTGCTATTGGCGGGACCGTCTTGGCCGGTGCGATTGCTGTTGGAGGCATTTCAGGCGGGGCATTCAACCCCGCAGTCGGCCTGGGCGTTTACGTGATGGGCCTCGAAGGGGTTCGCCAACTACTGGTCTATCTTGGCGCCGACTTGGCGGGCGGGCTTGCTGCTGGACTTGTCTTCAGGGCTCTGGTTAAGGAGTAATCAACTATGCGTATCCTCGTGACCGGCGGCGCCGGATTTCTTGGTTCTCATCTCTGTGATCGACTTCTGTCTGACGGGCACGAGGTGATATGCATCGACAACTTCTTTACCGGGCGAAAGTCGAACATCGCCCACCAGCTCAACAATCCCAACTTCGAGCTCGTTCGGCACGACGTCATCGATCCGTTCAAGTTCGAGGTCGACCAGATTTACAACCTGGCATGCCCTGCATCCCCGCCTCATTACCAATTCAACCCGATCAAGACCATCAAGACTTCCGTGATGGGCGCGATCAACTGTCTCGGTCTTGCCAAGCGTGTGCGTGCCCGGGTGTTTCAGGCGAGCACGTCGGAAGTGTATGGCGACCCGCACGTCCATCCCCAGCCTGAGGAATACTGGGGGAATGTGAACCCGATAGGGAAACGTTCCTGCTATGACGAAGGCAAGCGGTGTGCCGAGACGCTCTTTTTCGACTACCACCGCGAGAACAAGGTGGATATTCGTATCGTGCGCATTTTCAACACGTACGGGCCGCGGATGCACCCGAATGACGGGCGTGTTGTCTCCAATTTCATCGTCCAGGCCCTAAGGGGAGAGGACATCACTGTCTATGGCGACGGCCAGCAGACACGCTCGTTCTGCTATGTGGATGATTTGATCGAAGGATTTCTCCGATTGATGGCCCAGACGGAAACCGTCGGACCCATCAATATCGGTAACCCGGGTGAGTTTACCATGCTTCAACTCGCCGAGCTCACGCTGAAGCTCGTCGGTGGCAAGTCCAAGATTGTTCACAAACCCTTGCCTTCGGATGATCCGAAACAGCGCCGGCCGGACATTACACTTGCCCAGAAACATTTGAAGTGGGAGCCGACGGTTCCTCTTGAGGAGGGATTAAAGCGCACGATCGAGTACTTTAAAACGCAGGTCTGAGGCTCGTGGGAATTATGAAGTGCGGAGGCCGAAGGAAGCTGCGACTTGCGCTGGAGCGGGCGTGAACCGCGGAGGCGGCGTCGCTTTGCTTGCCTCACGGGGCGTTTGATAGGGCCCAAGAATCGGGCGCGGAGGGAGCACCTCGCCTTCGGCTCGGCATCGATGCGATTCGCCGTGCGAATGTCCGATGCCTTCGAACCAGGAATCGACTTCTCCCGCTCCTCGCGTCGGCCCAGAGGGCCATGCCGGCGCCGCAGGCGCCTCCAGCGGCCCCGCCGCTCCCGCGCGCGTCATCAAAAAGACACATCCTCAACGGCCCTTTTGCTTCCAGCGCGCCTGACATTTGCCATTTGCCAACGGGGATTCAGCTCCTAAAGTTTTTCGTTTTCATGATCTCCTGGTTGTTCAAGCAGTTTTCCGGCCGCCATTATCGCAAGTACCTCGAACGCTGCCGTCCTATCGTCGCGCGCATCAACGAGATTGAACTGTCTTACCAGAGTCTGACGGATGAGCAGCTCAAGGCGAAGACCGACGAGTTCAAGGCCCGCTTCAAGGCGGGCGAGACGCTTGATCAGCTGCTCCCCGAAGCCTTTGCGACAGTCAAGAACTGCGCCCGCCGCCTGGTCGGCCGGAAGTTGCTGGTCTGCGGTCATGAGCTTGAGTGGAACATGGTCCACTTCGATGTGCAGCTCATCGGCGGCATGGCGATTCATGACGGCAAGATTGCCGAAATGGCGACCGGTGAAGGCAAGACCCTCGTGTCCACGTGCCCGCTGTACCTCAACGCCCTTACCGGTCGCAATGTGCAGCTCGTCACAGTCAACGATTATCTCGCACGTCGCGACTCCGAGTGGATGGGCTTTATCTACGAGTTCCTCGGCCTCAGCGTGGGCTGCATCCAGCAGCAAATGCCGTCGGATCTGCGCCGCGAGATGTACGGCCGCAACATCACTTACGGCACCGCGAGTGAGTTCGGTTTTGATTACCTGCGCGACAACGGCATGGCCACGCGCCGCGAAGACCAAGTGCAGCGCGACCACTATTTCTGCATCGTCGACGAAATCGATTCCATTTTGGTGGACGAGGCCCGCACCCCGTTGATCATCTCAGGACCCGCACCAATCGAGCGCGAGCAACCGTTCTCCCGTCTGCGCCCGGGCGTGGACCGTTTGGTCAGCGATCAAATTCGCCTCTGCAACAAGTTCATCCAGGAAGCGCGCGAGAAGCTGGAGAAGGCCGACGCCTCGTCCGACGAAAAGCGGAATGCCGCTCTCCGCATGTTGCAGGTGAAGCAGGGCAACCCCAAGAACAAGCAACTCCTCCGACTGATGGAGAACGCCGAATGGCGGAAGCTCCTCGACAAGGTTGAGACGGAGATGAACAGCGATTTCCAGAAAGAGGAACTGTACCGCCTCAAGGAGGAACTCTTCTACGTCATCGACGAGAAGCAGCACCAGGCGGATCTCACCGAGCTCGGTCGCACAACGCTTCGCCCGGACAACCCGGATGCGTTCGTGCTGCCGGATTTGGCAACCCAGTTCAGCGACCTCGACCGCGAGGGGAGCTTGGCACCGGAACAACGCGAGGAACGCAAACGCGAGCTTCAGGAGAGCTACTCCGCGGTTTCTGAGGAAATCCACGCGATCAGCCAATTGCTCCGCGCCTACTCCATCTACGAGCGCGACGTCGAGTACGTCGTCCAAGAGGGCAAGGTGATGATTGTCGATGAGAACACCGGCCGCGTGATGCCGGGCCGCCGCTGGTCCGATGGCCTTCATCAGGCGATCGAGGCCAAGGAAGGTGTCACGATCGAACGCGAAACCCGCACGTACGCGACGATCACCATCCAGAACTACTTCCGCATGTACGAGAAGCTCGCCGGTATGACGGGCACTGCGGAAACGGAAGCCACCGAGTTTAACGAGATCTATCGCCTGGGCGTGCAGGTCATCCCGACCAACAAGCCGTGCATCCGCATCGACAAGAACGACTCCATCTTCAAGACCCGCCGCGACAAGTACCAGGCGGTGATGAAGGAGATCGAGGAGGCCAACAAGCGGGGCCAGCCTGTGCTTGTCGGCACCGTGAGCGTCGAATCTTCAGAGGTGCTTTCCCGCATGCTGCGCCGTGCCGGGATCATCCACACGGTTCTCAACGCGAAGTTTCACGAACAGGAAGCCGACATCATCGCGCGCGCCGGCCAGCGCGGCGCCGTCACGATCGCGACCAATATGGCTGGCCGCGGCACCGACATCAAATTGGGTGAAGGTGTGCGTGAATTGGGTGGTCTCTACGTGATCGGCACCGAGCGCCATGAATCGCGCCGCATCGACCGCCAGCTGCGCGGCCGCTGCTCCCGCCAGGGCGACCCCGGTGTGACGAAGTTCTTCCTTTCGCTCGAAGACGACCTGATGCGCCTGTTCCTCCAGGGCAACCTGGCGTCACGGCTTATGGAAGGCTCGATGAAGGAAGGCGAGGAGCTCGAGCACCCGTGGCTGAACCGCTCCATCGAAAGCGCTCAGAAGAAGGTCGAGCAGCAGAATTTCTCCATCCGCAAGCGTCTCCTCCAATACGATGACGTGCTGAACAAGCAGCGCGAAGTCATCTACGGTATTCGCAACGGCGCGATCCACGCGGACCGCCCGAAGGACATCATCTTCGAACAGATCGAGGAGGAGATTGTGAATCGCCTCGAGAACGCCGGCTTTGGCGAAAAATCAGGTCCTGCGTCCGCAGCGATCGACAGCCTGGTGGGTTGGGTGAATACGCATTTCCCGATTTCGCTGAAGGTGGATGAACTTTCCAAGGCGGATGTGGAAGGAAATGTTCGTCTCATTGTCGACCGGATCAAGGCAGCCTATGGTGTGAAGGAGTCGGTCGAAATTCCCGAGGCGCTTGGGTCGCTGGAGCGCTATGTCGTGATCAACGCGATCGACCATCACTGGCAGGAACACCTGACCGAGATGGAGGAGCTGCGTCGCTCGATCGGTCTTCGAAGCTACGGCCAGAAGGACCCGCTCGTGGAATACAAGGGTGAGGCGTACAAGTATTTCCAGGAACTGATGAACAACGTTCGGCTGCAGATCTGCACCGGGTTGTTCCGCAGCGCGAGCAACCTCCAGGCCTTTGAGAACATGCTTCAGCTGCTCTCACGCGGTGCCCGGCTCCAAGGACCTGAAACGGCGACGGCCACTCCGAACGCCACCCCAGCTCCAGCTCCAGCTGCTGCGCGTGCGGTGACTCCCGCTGACGATGAGGTAAAGCTGCCCACTGTCACCATCAAGCGTGAGGCACCGAAAGTGGGACGCAACGATCCCTGCCCCTGCGGCAGCGGTAAGAAGTATAAGAATTGCCACGGTGCCTGAGCGCACCCCTCCGCCATGAGCGAAGCCAGCCCGGACCTTCCGGAATATCCGGACGAGGGACCGCCGCCGTGGTGGAAGCGCCACAGCGAGTGGATCGCTGCCGCGGTCGTTTTTGTCGCCACCGTTGGTTTGGCGTGGGTTTCGTTTCCCCCGGTGCCCGCGCCGGAGTTCGCGTACGTCCTCGCCGTGCCGGGTACGCTCTGGGCGTTCCGCCGTCCGCCTTTCAAGCGGTTCGCCCTGACGATTCTTTCGGCACAGGCTGTCGCGTGGATCGGGCTCTTGATCTGGCTCAAGGAAGTTTCCTGGATCGCAGTGTTGCTTCTGGGCCCTCTGACGGGCGTGTGGATCGGGCTGTGGTACCTCGCTGCCTGGTGGGCGATGCCGCGTTTTCTGGGCAAGATTCTCAGCGTGCGCGTGGCTGGCATGCTGGGTCTCGCAGGGCTTTGGGTCCTGATCGAATGGACCCGACATTGGTTCCTGAGTGGCTTTCCCTGGCTTCCACTCGCGGCAAGCCAATGGCAGCGCACGATGGTCCTCCAGATCGCATCCTACACCGGCGCCTACGGAATCAGCTTCATGCTGATCGTGTTCAATGTCGGCTTCGCTGCGTACGCGCACCGCCTGTTTTTTGAGCGAGAGACCGGTCTGCGTCGCCGCAGCCCGGAGTTCATGGTGGCCATGATGGTCCTCGTCTTCATGGCATTCCTCCCGCTCCGGGAAGTGTTCGGCCAGAGGCGCGAGCTCGTCGTCAATGCGGGCATCGTGCAACCGTACATTCCCCAGTCGGTGAAGTGGGACCCGACGCAGGCCCAATCCATTCTTGAGACCATCGAAAAGCAGACGACTCGCGCTGCTTCGCTGCGTGCGGACCTCCTCCTCTGGCCGGAATCGGTGATGCCTCTCCTCGTCAATGGCGACGCATCTGCGCGTGCCTGGGTCGAGGGACTTTCGAATCGTTTGCACCGCCCCATTCTCTTTGGAAGCGATGCCGTCGAGGTGCAGGCGGAAGGTGACCCACTCTGGTACAACTCCGCGTTTGTGGTCGAGCCCGAGACCGGCTTGCAGCGCCACTTTTACGCGAAGCGCCACTTGGTGCCGTTCGGTGAGTATGTCCCTTTCCGGCCTCTGCTTGGCTGGCTCAACAAGGTCGTTCCAGTGGGTGACGGTGATTTTGCAGAAGGTGACCGGTCTGTGAAGGGTGCCGACGGTGAGCTGACGCGCGGGGATCGGGTGGACATCCTGCTTGTTCCCACCCCGATTGGGCCGGTGCGCACCGGCATGCTGATTTGTTATGAAGACGTGTTTCCCTACCTGGCGCGCGAGAATGCGCTCAACGGTGCGGTGATTCACGCGGTGCTGACCAACGACGCTTGGTATGGCGAGGGCGCGGCCGCCTACCAGCACGCAGCTCATTCTGTTCTTCGTGCAGTCGAGACCCGCCGGCCGGTGATCCGCTGCGGCAATGGCGGTTGGAGCGGCTGGATCGATGAGTATGGCAATACGCGTGGCGTGATGAAGAACGCGTCCGGAACAATCTATTATCGCGGGGCAAAGGCGTTCACCATCACGCGTGACATGCGCTGGGACGGTCGGCAGAGCCTGTACGTTCAGTACGGGAATTGGTTCGTCTGGGTGAGCGCCGCCATGGCGCTTTTCGGGTGGGCGGCCCTCGGCGTCAGCCGACGGGTGGAGTAAGGCCAGCCGAATCGCACGCCGACCCCTCATTTTGGGGGTAGCAAAACGTTGACCGGCCCGCTTGGAATTGCGTTCCTGTCTGGCAGATGAAAGTCACTGGCCTCGCGATTGTCCCCCCGCCAACAGCATCCAAAACCGCGCGGGTGACGCCGGAGTTGCTTGCCTCGGTCCTTGCGCGGTATTCCCGCAGCAACGAAGGCATCCAGGCGATCCTTTCCAAGGTCGACATCGACAATCCTGACGCGTCCATCGATCGCATTCTCAAGTTCGTGGACTACGGACACGCCTCGATCGGCGGCCTGACGGGCGGCCTCGCGATCACGCTCGACGAGGTGTCGATGTGGCTCGCATATAAGATCTTTGAGATCGCGCAAATGGCCGACGGTCAGGAATCGTCGACCCGCTACATTTCACTCGAGCCCACGAGCCTGCCTTCGCCTGCGGACATTGGCGTCCCGGACGATCTCGCGATCCGGTGGCTGACGGTGATGACCCGCGCCTTCAGCGCGTACCAAGCCGAATACGCGCGCCTCGACGCGCTCGGCCAGAGGCACCCCGAACTGATCCGGTTGCCGCTTGAAGCAAAACCGGCGGTCGTGACTCGTATCCGCAAGAACTTCGCGCTCGATCGCGCGCGTTACTTCATTCCCTTCGCTACCAGGACGAATCTCGGCCTCGTGCAATCGGCGCGCATGTGGGCGCAGACCGTGAAGCACCTCGACTCGCTTCCTCAGCCGGAGGCGCGCCATGCCGCGGGCTTGATCCGCGAGGAACTTCTCTCCCAGGCTCCCCGCCTCATGCGCCACAGTTTTGGCGAGACCTCTTTCCAGGAGCAGGCGAAACAGGAATTGGAGAGAAGCATCGCCTTCGGTCTTGAGCGTTTTTCCACCAAGCCGCTGGCCGACGAGGTTTGGATCAACGTGGATCGTGCAGCCCCTCCCTTCCTGCCGGAGCTCCAGCCAATCAGTGAGAGCCTTCGGCACCGTGCCAATCGGTACGGGCAGCAGGGAACCGCCACACGCCGGATGCGCGTCACGTTCGCGTGGAACAACCTCTCCATTGCGGAGCTTCGCGACCTCAATCGTCATCGGACGGGCAATCGTTATACACCGCTCATCCAGGCGGGTTTCTATCTTCCCCCTGAAGTGGCGCCGATGCCGCACGACCAGCTGCTCGCCGAGCAGGCGGAACTGACGCTCGAGCTGATGCGCCGCGGTTCCCCCGCCTATGTGTATTCGCTGTTGCTCGGCGCGCAGACGCCGTTTGAACACTCGACGCACGCCGACAAGTTTATTTATGAGGCAGAGCTACGCACCGGAATGGGCGCTCATTTTCGCTACGCCGAACACCTCAGTGCCGCTCTCGGTAAATTCTTCGAGCAGGTCCCCGAGGCGAAGCAGTGGGTGGTTGAGGGAACAGCGGAGCCGGAGTGACTGAGCGTGTAGCACGAGGTAGGCGAGGGTCGGGACGGGAAAAAGGTGTCAGATCTCGACTTGTGGATAATCCATACATCGAGACCTGACCCCTTTTTCGGACCACTTGCCGGGAACACAACTCCGCGTTAAGGTTTCGCGGTCGCTCGGTCTAATTGACCACAACTCTCGGCCCCTCCATCCCTCCAATCTTCCAATCTTCCAATCTTCCCCTCCTCCCATGCGCGCTTCTCATTTCGTTCCGCTTGTATTCCTCCTGCTGGCCGGTTGTTACACGGTGCCTGAGACAGGCAGGCAGGCGCTGATCCTGCCGATCTTTGATGATGCTGCGCTGGGCGCCCAGGCATTCACGGAATTGAAGGCCCAGGAGCGTGTGTCCACCAATGCTGAGGACAAGGCTAGGGTGGACCGCGTCGGGCGTCGGATCGCCGCTGCAGTCGGAGATCGCATGCCGGGTGCACAATGGGAGTTTGTGGTGTTTGATGACGATGCGACCGTGAACGCTTTTGCGCTGCCCGGGGGAAAGGTGGGTGTGTACACCGGCTTGCTTCGCCTGGCCGCCACCGACGACGAACTCGCTTTTGTGATGGGGCATGAAATCGCGCATGTCACGAGCCGGCATGGCGCCCAGCGTATGACGGGCCAGATGCTCGCGGTGGCAGGCGGCGTTGCCCTGGACTATGGCACACAGAATCAGAAGAATCGGGAGTTGATGCTCGCGGCCTACGGCCTCGGCGTGACAGGCGGGACTTTGGCTTACTCGCGTTTTCACGAAAACGAGGCGGACTACATCGGCCTTCGCTTCGTTGCCCATGCCGGCTATGACCCGCGCGCCTCCGTGACGTTCTGGAAGAAGATGCGGGACAAGGCGGGCGGGTCCCGTGTGCCCGAGTTTCTCTCGACCCATCCCTCTGATGAACACCGCATAGCGAATCTCGAACGCGAGATTCCGAATGTGCTGGCGATTTATGAGGCGAATAAGGGAAAGAAGTAGGCAACGTTGATTCGCTGCAGCGTTGCAGCGTGCTTCCGCGAAAGGTAGGATTGGTTCAATTTCCTACCCCATGAAGATCCGTTCCCTTCGAGCCTTCGCGCTCGCGGCATTACTCGTTGTTTCGTCAGATGCCCTGACGTTGCATCGCCTGTTTCGCGACCATATGATCGTGCAACGCGATCACCCCGTAATCGTGAGCGGCGCGGCGCAGCCGGGTGCGTCTCTTGAGGTGTCGCTGCAGCGCGCCGGCACGATGTTTCGGGAACAGGTGTCTGCGGACAGCACCGGACTTTGGAAAGTGAGCCTTGGTCCCGTGACCCTGGGTGCTCCGTGGGAGCTGCACGTCAGGGCGGACGGTGAGGAGTTGAAAGTCAGCGATATGGTGGCTGGCGATGTTTGGCTGCTCTCAGGCCAGTCCAACATGGAATGGAAGATTCGGGATGGGGTGACGGGGCCGGATTCCGAAGCACATGCCGAGAAGTATCCAGGAATCAGATACTTCGCCGTAGAGAAGCGCTGCAGCAATGTCGCCGAGCGCGATCTCACCTCGGGCGAATGGCAGGTGTGCTCACCCGAGACCGTGGGTGGTTTTTCCGCAGTAGGCTATTACTTCGCGCGACGCGTGTCCGCCGAAACCGGGATTCCGATTGGGCTGATCGAGTGCAATTGGGGAGGAAGCTCCATTGAGGCCTGGATGTCCCCGGATCTTCTTGCAGGCCTTCCACACAGTCAGGGCACCGTGATCCCCGAAGTTGACCGAGGCGAAATCACGCTGTTTGAAGCAGGGAACCTGAGCGAGAGCCGCGCAGGTAAGCTCGTTGAGCTCATCGAAAATTCCTTTGAAGGGCTGAAGGTCGGCGCCGCGGCTCTGGATTTCGACGACTCAGGTTGGGCTGCGAGCCCGTTTCCCAAGGTTGCTGATCTGCCTCGGGAGATCCTCTGGCTCAGGCGCACCTTTGACTGGTCTGGCTCGGGTCCTGCAAAGTTGGATCTCGGTTTTCCCCACGAGCGAGTGGTCGTGTATGTGAATGGCAAGGAAGTGGCGCGGTTCCAGAACCAGCCTGTGCAAGTCGCCCTCGATGCGGGCGTCCTGCACAAGGGGCGCAATGTGATTGCCCTGCGCCTAGCGAATCCGTGGTGGTTTCCCTACATCGACGGCGTGACTGAGCATTTCGGCATCTCGGGCGCGGAGAGCGGTTCCTTCGTCAGCCTGGCAGGGGACTGGCGTTTGAGCACGAGTCTCGAGCCTAAGCTTCCGGTCCTGTGGGGCATGCAGCAGGTCAATTCCGCCTTGTTCAACGGAATGCTCTCACCCCTGACCGACTTCGGAATCAAGGGCGTGCTTTGGTACCAGGGTGAGACGAACGCAGATTCACCTGTACAGTACGCCACCTTGTTTCCGGCAATGATCCAGGACTGGCGGATTCGCTTCAAGCAGGGCTACTTCCCGTTCTATTTTGTCCAACTCGCAAACTTCGGTGAACCGCGCGAAACGGTTGAGGACCGCAGTTTGGGTCACATTCGCCAAGCTCAGGCGGCGGCGCTCACGCTGCCTCGCACTGGCATGGCTTTGGCAATCGATGTGGGTGAGGCCTACGATATCCATCCAAAGAACAAAGTGGCCGTGGGCGAGCGGCTTGCGCGCCATGCGCTCCGAAATGAATACGGCAAGAAGCTCACCGCTGGCTCCCCTGAGATGCGAGAGGTGATGATCTCTGGCGCCCAGGTGCGCGTGGCCTTCACGACCGAATCGGGACTGAAGACGACCGACGGCGCCGCGCCACGCTGCTTCTCCTTGGCAGGATCAGATGGTGTGTACCACCTCGCCGAAGCTCGCATCGATGGAAACACAATTGTCCTGTCCTCGAAAGAAGTTCCGGAACCCAAGACGGTTCGCTATGCGTGGGCGGGCAACCCAACAGTGAACCTTGCGGATGGCGAAGGCTTGCCGGTGGTGCCATTCCGCACCGATTCCCTGCCTGCACCCTACTGACTGATCATTCCGCGGTAAACGCTGGGCGGCTCGGTCTGGTCCGGAATGACGATTGCACCAATCGTCGTCTGGTAGAACTCCACCGGGCCGGCCCAACCAATGATTGCGTAGCCGTACCCTTTCAGCCGCATGTCGAGTAGAGCGGCAAGCAACAGCGCCTTGCCGGTGCCTCGGCCGCGAGCGGCTTCGCTTACTCCCGTGGGGCCAAAGAAGCCAAGTGCGGTGGCGTCGTAGCACGCAAAGCCAATCAGTTTTCCAGCCTCGACAGCGACAAAGCAGGCGGTGGGAGTAAGCGCCAGTGCGCGCGCAGCTTCGCTGGCCCAA is part of the Opitutaceae bacterium genome and harbors:
- a CDS encoding GNAT family N-acetyltransferase produces the protein MPDLLVPLTPLPNDWSFLAQQRALGIEIRKPIGPEHDTVIRWVREQFPDSPGWASEAARALALTPTACFVAVEAGKLIGFACYDATALGFFGPTGVSEAARGRGTGKALLLAALLDMRLKGYGYAIIGWAGPVEFYQTTIGAIVIPDQTEPPSVYRGMISQ